One stretch of Natranaerovirga pectinivora DNA includes these proteins:
- a CDS encoding RelA/SpoT family protein codes for MLEALYEQLLETVKKYHPSDDFTMFEKAYKIANDAHGQQLRKSGEPYIIHPISVAIILAELELDKESIVAGILHDVVEDTLLTHEEIAKEFSEEVALLVDGVTKLSQIPYALDKEEIQAENYRKMFLAMAKDIRVVLIKLADRLHNMRTLKFMPEHKQKEKAKETLDIYAPLAHRLGISKIKVELEDLSFRYMNPEAYYELVDKIDRKRDERVNYVENIVSDVKEQLADLGIEADVDGRPKHFFSIYKKMVSQNKTLDQIYDLFAVRAIVESVKDCYGVLGVIHEMYKPIPGRFKDFIAMPKPNMYQSLHTTLIGPEGEPFEIQIRTYEMHRTAEFGIAAHWKYKEGKTGTTKQESEEQKLSWLRQILEWQRDLSDNKEFMDTLRTDLDVFTDQVYCFTPTGDVIDLPAGSTPIDFAYHIHSAVGNKMVGARVNGRIVTIDYQINNGDRIEIITSQNSKGPSRDWLKIVKSSQAKNKISQWFKKEFKEENITKGKELLEKYARSKNIVLSDILKPEWMKIVQRKYGFHDWDSVYASIGHGGLKEGQVLNRLHEEYKKKQVKHITDESILVNLPEKEKPEPKKKSKSGIAVKGVHDVAVRFSRCCNPVPGDEIVGFITRGRGVSIHRTDCINMITLPEMERHRLIESEWEIDTESHNLLYQAEIQIYGTDRTGLLVDISKVLTEEKLPVKSLNARSSKKGEAIFNITVEINGIPQLNKLINKISNLEGVKDIIRTSS; via the coding sequence ATGCTAGAGGCATTATATGAACAATTATTAGAAACTGTAAAAAAATATCATCCTTCAGATGATTTTACAATGTTTGAAAAAGCTTATAAAATTGCAAATGATGCACACGGACAACAATTAAGAAAATCAGGTGAACCCTATATAATTCACCCTATTTCTGTTGCAATAATACTGGCTGAGTTAGAGTTGGATAAAGAATCTATTGTAGCAGGTATTTTACATGATGTGGTGGAAGACACATTATTGACCCATGAAGAAATTGCAAAAGAATTTAGCGAAGAAGTTGCATTATTAGTAGATGGCGTTACAAAACTAAGTCAAATTCCCTATGCATTAGACAAAGAAGAAATTCAGGCTGAAAACTACAGAAAAATGTTCTTGGCTATGGCAAAAGACATAAGAGTTGTTTTAATTAAACTAGCAGACAGACTACACAATATGAGAACTTTAAAATTTATGCCAGAGCATAAACAAAAAGAAAAAGCCAAAGAAACATTGGATATTTATGCACCATTAGCCCATAGGCTTGGTATATCAAAAATAAAAGTTGAATTAGAAGATTTATCTTTTAGATATATGAATCCAGAAGCTTACTATGAGTTAGTGGATAAAATCGATAGAAAAAGAGATGAAAGAGTCAATTATGTTGAAAATATCGTAAGTGATGTAAAAGAACAATTAGCTGATCTTGGTATTGAAGCAGATGTAGATGGACGTCCTAAACATTTCTTTAGTATTTATAAAAAAATGGTTAGTCAGAATAAAACCCTTGATCAAATTTATGATTTGTTTGCGGTAAGGGCAATTGTAGAATCGGTTAAAGATTGTTATGGCGTGTTAGGGGTTATACATGAGATGTATAAGCCTATTCCTGGTCGTTTTAAAGACTTTATCGCTATGCCTAAACCTAATATGTACCAATCCCTACATACAACATTGATTGGTCCAGAAGGAGAACCTTTTGAGATTCAAATTAGGACGTATGAAATGCACAGAACTGCAGAATTTGGTATAGCAGCTCATTGGAAATACAAAGAAGGTAAAACAGGAACGACAAAACAAGAAAGTGAAGAGCAAAAACTATCTTGGCTTAGACAAATATTAGAATGGCAAAGAGATCTCTCAGACAATAAAGAGTTTATGGATACGCTTAGAACGGATCTAGATGTTTTTACCGACCAAGTATATTGCTTTACGCCTACAGGTGATGTTATCGATTTACCTGCTGGTTCTACGCCAATAGATTTTGCATATCATATTCATAGTGCCGTTGGTAATAAAATGGTTGGTGCTAGGGTAAATGGAAGAATAGTAACCATAGACTATCAAATTAACAATGGGGACCGTATTGAAATTATAACAAGTCAAAATTCTAAAGGACCAAGTAGAGATTGGCTCAAAATAGTAAAAAGTTCACAGGCTAAAAATAAAATATCTCAATGGTTTAAAAAGGAATTTAAAGAAGAAAATATTACAAAAGGAAAAGAACTATTAGAGAAATATGCACGCTCTAAAAATATTGTTTTATCAGATATATTAAAACCTGAATGGATGAAAATTGTTCAAAGAAAATACGGTTTTCATGACTGGGACTCTGTTTATGCATCTATTGGACACGGTGGATTAAAAGAAGGTCAGGTATTAAACAGATTACATGAAGAATATAAGAAAAAACAAGTCAAACATATAACAGATGAAAGTATATTAGTGAACCTTCCTGAGAAAGAAAAACCTGAACCAAAGAAAAAATCAAAAAGCGGTATTGCAGTTAAGGGTGTTCATGATGTTGCAGTGAGATTCTCCCGATGCTGTAATCCTGTGCCAGGAGATGAAATTGTAGGCTTTATAACTCGTGGTAGAGGTGTATCTATTCACAGAACAGACTGTATCAATATGATAACATTGCCTGAGATGGAAAGACATAGATTAATTGAATCAGAGTGGGAAATTGATACTGAAAGTCATAACTTATTATACCAGGCTGAGATTCAGATATATGGAACAGATAGAACTGGTTTACTTGTAGACATATCAAAAGTTTTAACAGAAGAAAAATTACCTGTTAAATCTTTAAATGCTAGATCAAGTAAAAAAGGTGAAGCAATATTCAATATCACTGTAGAAATCAACGGTATACCTCAATTGAATAAGTTAATTAATAAAATAAGTAACTTAGAAGGGGTAAAGGATATCATAAGAACAAGTAGTTAG
- the dtd gene encoding D-aminoacyl-tRNA deacylase, translated as MRAVIQRVSKGSVKVNGEIVGKIDKGILALIGISDSDNDETIQYIIQKILDLRIFEDDNDKMNLSLKDIKGGLLVVPNFTLYGDCRKGRRPSYASGASVENARLIFEKFMTQLKNSYDLVEQGVFQAEMQVELLNDGPVTLLIDSERNF; from the coding sequence ATGAGAGCAGTTATACAAAGGGTAAGTAAAGGCAGTGTAAAAGTTAATGGAGAAATTGTTGGCAAAATAGATAAAGGGATTTTGGCATTAATTGGTATTAGTGATTCCGATAATGATGAAACAATCCAATACATCATTCAAAAGATACTTGATTTAAGAATATTTGAGGATGATAATGACAAAATGAACCTGTCATTAAAAGATATCAAAGGGGGGCTATTGGTCGTACCTAATTTTACATTATATGGGGACTGTAGAAAAGGAAGACGTCCAAGTTATGCTTCAGGGGCCAGTGTTGAAAACGCTAGGTTAATATTTGAAAAGTTTATGACTCAATTAAAAAACAGTTATGATTTAGTAGAGCAAGGTGTATTCCAAGCAGAAATGCAAGTAGAATTACTAAATGATGGTCCTGTTACACTTTTAATTGATAGTGAACGTAATTTCTAA
- a CDS encoding MBL fold metallo-hydrolase, whose amino-acid sequence MEVKTLILGELQTNCYLIINDKSKSVMIVDPATDFNNEIDEVILKNQLKPVAVLLTHGHFDHIGSVGYLKNKYNVPIYASKYENDLMSNSALNLSKSFLNMSITGEADIIIKDNAVIELDGISIRCIEVPGHTEESICYYIEAENLLFSGDTLFRNSVGRSDFYNGPSNTLQEKIKEKLLVLPEETNVFPGHGFATTIEEEKRNNSYLR is encoded by the coding sequence ATGGAAGTGAAAACGTTAATATTAGGAGAATTACAGACAAATTGTTATTTAATTATTAACGATAAAAGTAAATCTGTAATGATAGTAGATCCTGCTACAGATTTTAACAATGAAATAGATGAAGTAATTCTTAAAAATCAATTAAAACCTGTTGCAGTATTATTAACCCACGGGCATTTTGATCATATAGGTTCTGTTGGGTACTTAAAAAATAAGTATAATGTGCCTATTTATGCGTCGAAATATGAAAATGATCTTATGTCAAATAGCGCATTAAATTTATCAAAAAGCTTTTTAAATATGAGTATTACTGGGGAAGCAGATATTATTATTAAAGACAATGCGGTAATAGAGCTAGATGGTATTTCAATTAGATGTATAGAAGTACCAGGTCATACAGAAGAAAGCATATGTTATTATATAGAAGCTGAAAACCTACTTTTTTCAGGAGACACATTATTTAGAAACAGTGTGGGTAGATCAGATTTTTATAATGGACCATCTAATACATTGCAGGAGAAAATAAAAGAAAAATTATTGGTATTGCCTGAGGAAACAAATGTATTTCCTGGACATGGCTTTGCAACAACAATAGAAGAGGAAAAAAGGAATAATAGTTACCTAAGGTGA
- a CDS encoding adenine phosphoribosyltransferase yields MNLKKLIRNVPNFPKEGIIFRDITTILQSPEGLKWAIESMEKSLEGLEFDYIIGPESRGFIFGVPLAYNLGKGFIPVRKEGKLPYTTKSKAYDLEYGTATIEVHTDAFTPGQKVVIVDDLLATGGTSKAIIDLVEEMGGEVVKLVYLIELDFLQGRKVLGDYNVTSLINYDDEE; encoded by the coding sequence ATGAATTTAAAAAAACTAATTAGAAATGTCCCTAACTTTCCTAAGGAAGGTATTATATTTAGAGATATAACAACTATTTTACAAAGTCCAGAAGGATTAAAGTGGGCAATAGAGAGTATGGAAAAATCTTTAGAGGGTCTTGAGTTTGATTACATAATTGGGCCTGAATCTAGAGGGTTTATTTTTGGTGTGCCACTAGCTTATAATTTAGGTAAAGGGTTTATACCAGTAAGAAAAGAAGGTAAATTACCTTATACAACAAAAAGCAAAGCTTATGACTTAGAATATGGTACAGCAACTATCGAAGTGCATACAGATGCATTTACACCAGGACAAAAAGTTGTTATAGTAGACGATTTATTAGCAACTGGTGGAACTTCTAAAGCCATTATTGACTTAGTTGAAGAAATGGGTGGCGAAGTAGTAAAGTTAGTTTACTTAATTGAATTAGACTTTTTACAAGGTAGAAAAGTTTTAGGGGATTATAACGTAACATCATTAATAAATTATGATGATGAAGAATAA
- the hemZ gene encoding coproporphyrinogen dehydrogenase HemZ, with protein MNLNIKGIDNTYDIEMLLSAFYPLDKIIKNQETHSDTLCVDIEVEDKITISITENKIEVYKTSLLQEEDFKNTKLKIKRVLFNALTNMTKKELPWGTLTGIRPVKIAMDLIKKEKNEEAIKTILNEKYLLSDEKMNLMMEIAKEELKVLNKYTEDDYSVYIGIPFCPTKCLYCSFTSFSMNKYEDLSDKYLDALEKEIEYTSYKFKDKRLRTIYIGGGTPTALSERQLSRLIKMVEKYFNLTDLDEYTVEAGRPDSITREKLEILKNKNITRISINPQTMNQKTLDTIGRSHSIEAVIEVYNQARALGFNNINMDVILGLPNETVEEVKKTFDYVKEMKPDSLTVHTLAIKRGSKLNIKTNNYEDVATKEANEMQKISSDAAKDLDLIPYYLYRQKNIVGNLENIGYAKENKLCIYNILIMEEAQTIIALGAGAISKIIFPNNRIERIENVKNVTDYIDRIDDMINRKELFFKKEESR; from the coding sequence ATGAATCTAAATATTAAAGGAATAGATAATACCTATGATATTGAAATGCTCTTATCTGCTTTTTATCCTTTAGATAAAATTATTAAAAATCAAGAAACTCATAGTGATACATTATGTGTTGATATTGAGGTTGAAGATAAGATTACTATAAGCATTACGGAAAATAAGATAGAGGTCTATAAGACATCTCTTTTACAAGAAGAGGATTTTAAAAATACTAAGTTGAAGATCAAAAGGGTACTCTTTAATGCATTAACCAATATGACTAAGAAAGAATTGCCTTGGGGAACATTAACTGGCATTAGACCTGTTAAAATAGCAATGGATTTAATAAAAAAAGAAAAAAATGAAGAAGCAATAAAAACCATATTGAATGAAAAGTATTTACTCTCAGATGAAAAAATGAATTTAATGATGGAGATAGCAAAAGAAGAATTAAAAGTTCTTAACAAATACACTGAAGATGATTATAGTGTGTATATTGGCATACCTTTTTGTCCAACGAAGTGTTTATATTGTTCATTCACTTCTTTTTCTATGAATAAATATGAAGATTTATCAGATAAATATCTTGATGCATTAGAAAAAGAAATTGAATACACGTCATATAAATTTAAAGATAAGAGATTAAGAACCATTTATATTGGTGGAGGAACACCTACAGCATTATCTGAAAGACAACTGAGTCGGCTAATAAAAATGGTAGAAAAGTATTTTAATCTTACGGATTTAGATGAATATACAGTAGAAGCAGGGAGACCTGATTCCATTACTAGAGAAAAATTAGAAATATTAAAAAATAAAAATATAACAAGAATCTCTATCAACCCACAAACAATGAATCAAAAAACCCTTGATACAATTGGCAGAAGTCACTCAATTGAAGCTGTAATAGAGGTATATAACCAAGCAAGGGCATTAGGTTTTAATAATATAAATATGGATGTTATTTTAGGGTTGCCAAATGAAACAGTAGAAGAAGTAAAGAAAACTTTTGACTATGTGAAAGAAATGAAACCCGATAGTTTAACAGTTCATACTTTAGCAATTAAAAGAGGTTCAAAACTAAATATTAAAACAAACAATTACGAAGATGTAGCCACTAAAGAAGCAAATGAAATGCAAAAAATAAGCAGTGATGCTGCAAAAGATTTAGATCTAATACCTTACTATTTATACAGACAAAAAAACATAGTGGGTAATCTAGAAAATATAGGATATGCAAAAGAGAATAAGCTTTGTATATACAATATTTTAATAATGGAGGAAGCACAGACCATTATAGCACTAGGTGCAGGGGCTATTAGTAAAATTATATTTCCTAACAATAGAATCGAAAGAATAGAAAATGTAAAGAATGTAACAGATTATATAGATAGAATCGATGATATGATTAATAGAAAAGAATTGTTTTTTAAGAAGGAAGAAAGCAGATAA
- the hisS gene encoding histidine--tRNA ligase encodes MLTQAPRGTKDWFGKDILLKAKIEEFAREICKNYNINEIATPMFEHTELFLRGVGETTDVVQKEMYTFDDKGGRSITLKPEGTASAVRAYLENNMYAEVQPTKLFYFTPAFRYEKPQSGRFRQHHQFGVEFFGSTEPQVELEVISVIKELLNKLGLKDAKLHINSIGGPESRKKYNEILMNFFNQNKDKFCKTCLERMEKNPLRVLDCKVPTCSELVREAPRTIDHLEEDCYNHFEKLKGLLTALGIEYVVDPNVVRGLDYYTKTVFEFINSDGLTLCGGGRYDNLVKEIGDKDVPAVGFGIGIERIILFLENENIDLNVEKPIEIYVGVMGEAVIADAYKIVKDLRENGIKAETDYLGRSVKAQMKYANKIGAKYSVVIGENEIKENKITVKHMETGDQVELKIEEITDFMKKTIL; translated from the coding sequence ATGCTTACTCAAGCGCCTAGAGGCACTAAGGATTGGTTTGGTAAAGATATTTTATTGAAAGCAAAGATTGAAGAGTTTGCTCGTGAGATTTGTAAAAATTATAATATTAATGAAATTGCTACACCAATGTTTGAGCATACTGAGTTGTTTTTAAGAGGTGTTGGTGAGACAACGGATGTGGTTCAGAAAGAAATGTATACTTTTGATGACAAAGGTGGTAGAAGTATTACATTAAAGCCAGAAGGTACTGCAAGTGCTGTTAGGGCTTATTTAGAGAATAATATGTATGCGGAAGTGCAGCCTACAAAGTTATTTTATTTTACACCAGCTTTTAGATATGAAAAGCCACAGTCAGGTAGATTTAGACAGCATCACCAATTTGGTGTGGAATTTTTTGGTTCAACGGAACCTCAAGTGGAATTAGAGGTTATATCGGTAATCAAAGAATTATTAAATAAACTTGGATTAAAAGATGCGAAACTTCACATAAATAGTATTGGTGGTCCAGAAAGTCGTAAGAAGTATAATGAAATTTTAATGAATTTCTTTAATCAGAATAAAGATAAGTTCTGTAAGACTTGTTTAGAAAGAATGGAAAAGAATCCCCTAAGGGTTCTTGACTGTAAAGTGCCAACATGTAGTGAGTTGGTTAGAGAGGCACCTAGAACAATTGATCATTTAGAAGAAGATTGTTATAACCATTTTGAAAAATTAAAGGGGTTATTAACAGCTCTTGGTATTGAATATGTGGTTGATCCTAATGTGGTTAGAGGATTAGATTATTATACAAAAACAGTTTTTGAATTTATCAATTCAGATGGGTTGACACTATGTGGTGGTGGAAGATATGATAATCTAGTTAAAGAAATAGGGGACAAGGATGTTCCTGCAGTTGGTTTTGGAATTGGTATTGAGAGAATCATTTTATTTTTAGAAAATGAGAATATTGACTTGAATGTTGAAAAACCAATAGAAATCTATGTAGGTGTTATGGGTGAAGCTGTTATAGCTGATGCATATAAAATTGTTAAAGATTTAAGAGAGAATGGCATTAAAGCAGAAACAGATTACTTAGGAAGAAGTGTAAAAGCTCAAATGAAATATGCCAATAAAATTGGTGCTAAGTATTCAGTAGTAATCGGTGAAAATGAAATTAAAGAAAATAAAATCACAGTTAAACATATGGAAACTGGTGATCAAGTAGAATTAAAAATTGAAGAGATAACTGATTTTATGAAAAAAACGATACTTTAA
- the recJ gene encoding single-stranded-DNA-specific exonuclease RecJ — protein MVPKKTIWEFKQTDSPIEKIMQFAKVPKPIATILANRGIDDKDKLNLFLNPSKEQFHNPFLLKDMDKAVNRILQGIDLNEKICIYGDYDVDGITSTSTLYLFLKKELGANVIYYIPNRLEEGYGINTGALKAIKEMGVDLVITVDTGITAIGECSYGREIGLDMIITDHHECQEGIPEAIAVVNPKRKDCNYPFKMLAGVGVVFKLIHALSIEASNISMDTIWKYLDIVAIGTVADIVPLVDENRIITFNAFKTIPSTWNIGLKSLLAISEYKPENKMTAGFIGFRLAPRLNAGGRIGDAKRGVELFITEDYNHALEIAEELNKENRLRQELEEKIFNEAVKIIEEEHDVENEKILVVASSHWHHGVIGIVSSRITEKYYRPSIILCIEEGIASGSARSVEGFSIFDALSSTKHLMNKFGGHDMAAGMSLDEDKIPLLRQNLNEYALKEMTEDTLIPKLKADMAIGIEEVTLSLVEKIEALEPYGLGNPEPLFVVKGVTHTIKAIGKDSTHLRIDVKEKDKRINGIGFNMANFCDYFEEGSHLEILCALSINEWNGLKSSQMMIKDIRHPEKLVMGLKNNISDYNKTKKTGDNELKDLLIKYGLINVSRGEFELIYKKLNYFYKIDKKSITIFNLINKYEDDEFIKVLIVLDVFIELGIVTLKLDLPYITFDLIKNKKVELENSILYNLIREA, from the coding sequence ATGGTACCTAAAAAAACCATCTGGGAGTTTAAACAAACAGATAGTCCTATAGAAAAAATTATGCAGTTTGCCAAAGTCCCTAAGCCTATAGCTACTATATTGGCTAATAGAGGGATTGACGACAAAGATAAACTAAATCTATTCTTAAATCCTTCAAAAGAACAATTTCATAACCCTTTTTTATTAAAAGACATGGACAAGGCAGTAAATAGGATTCTACAAGGCATTGATTTAAATGAAAAAATATGTATATATGGGGATTACGATGTTGACGGCATTACAAGTACAAGTACTTTATACCTATTCTTAAAAAAAGAACTGGGTGCTAATGTGATTTATTATATACCCAATCGATTAGAAGAAGGATATGGCATCAATACAGGGGCACTAAAAGCCATTAAGGAAATGGGTGTTGATCTTGTTATAACCGTTGATACAGGCATTACTGCCATTGGAGAATGTTCTTATGGTAGAGAAATTGGTTTAGATATGATCATAACAGATCATCATGAATGTCAAGAGGGTATACCTGAAGCCATTGCTGTTGTTAATCCTAAACGAAAAGATTGTAATTACCCATTTAAAATGCTAGCTGGTGTTGGTGTTGTTTTTAAGCTTATACATGCCTTAAGTATTGAAGCTTCTAATATTTCAATGGATACAATATGGAAATACCTTGATATTGTGGCAATTGGGACAGTGGCAGATATTGTACCTTTAGTGGATGAAAATAGAATTATTACATTCAATGCCTTTAAGACCATTCCAAGCACATGGAATATTGGATTAAAATCATTGTTGGCTATAAGTGAGTATAAGCCAGAGAATAAAATGACAGCAGGATTTATTGGTTTTAGATTAGCCCCTAGGTTAAATGCTGGTGGGCGTATAGGTGATGCAAAGAGGGGCGTAGAATTATTTATAACAGAGGATTATAACCATGCACTAGAAATAGCAGAAGAACTTAATAAGGAAAATAGATTGAGGCAAGAATTAGAAGAAAAGATATTCAATGAAGCTGTTAAAATAATTGAAGAAGAACACGATGTTGAAAATGAGAAGATTTTAGTTGTTGCATCTTCCCATTGGCACCATGGCGTAATCGGTATAGTATCCTCTAGAATAACAGAAAAATATTATAGACCAAGTATAATATTATGTATTGAAGAGGGTATTGCCTCAGGATCTGCAAGAAGTGTTGAGGGGTTTAGTATTTTTGATGCCCTCAGTAGCACAAAACATCTCATGAATAAATTCGGTGGACATGATATGGCTGCTGGTATGTCATTGGATGAGGATAAAATTCCATTATTAAGACAAAATTTAAATGAATATGCTTTAAAAGAAATGACAGAAGACACATTAATTCCTAAACTAAAGGCTGATATGGCCATTGGTATTGAAGAAGTAACTTTATCTCTAGTAGAGAAAATAGAGGCTTTGGAACCCTATGGGTTAGGTAATCCAGAACCATTATTTGTGGTAAAAGGTGTAACCCATACTATAAAAGCAATAGGTAAAGATAGTACCCATTTAAGAATTGATGTAAAAGAGAAGGATAAGAGAATCAATGGTATTGGATTTAATATGGCCAATTTTTGTGATTATTTTGAGGAAGGTAGTCATTTGGAAATTTTATGTGCTTTATCAATTAATGAGTGGAATGGGTTAAAAAGTTCCCAAATGATGATAAAAGATATACGACATCCTGAAAAATTAGTAATGGGGCTAAAAAACAACATAAGTGATTATAATAAAACCAAAAAAACAGGAGATAATGAGCTAAAGGATTTATTAATTAAATATGGATTAATCAATGTTTCAAGAGGTGAATTTGAACTCATCTATAAAAAGCTAAATTATTTCTATAAGATAGACAAGAAAAGTATTACAATATTTAATTTAATTAATAAATACGAAGATGATGAATTTATAAAGGTGTTAATTGTATTAGATGTCTTTATTGAGTTAGGTATAGTAACATTAAAGCTAGATTTACCATATATTACTTTCGACTTAATTAAAAACAAAAAAGTTGAATTAGAAAATTCAATATTGTACAACTTAATAAGAGAAGCTTAA
- a CDS encoding HD-GYP domain-containing protein yields MIKEEGHIIEEMDNIIEHGIEVSQLSYLVGKELGLSKDECYELAIAGVVHDIGKLKLNKYIYDKYEDLTKEERVHVRSHSNIGYDILKGYDFSDNINKWILYHHENYDGSGYPENLVGDQIPLGARILRICDTYSALTSNRVYRKAFDYETAMKMMIDEIKIYDLEVFIVFQKIINEMNLYGEEKKDA; encoded by the coding sequence ATGATAAAAGAAGAAGGGCATATTATTGAAGAAATGGATAACATAATTGAACATGGTATAGAAGTAAGTCAATTATCTTATTTAGTTGGGAAAGAATTAGGCCTTAGCAAAGATGAGTGCTATGAACTAGCAATTGCAGGAGTGGTACACGATATAGGGAAACTTAAGTTAAATAAATATATTTATGATAAATATGAGGATTTAACAAAAGAAGAAAGAGTTCATGTTAGATCACACTCAAATATTGGGTATGATATATTAAAAGGCTATGATTTTTCTGATAATATTAATAAGTGGATTTTATACCATCATGAAAATTATGATGGGAGTGGCTATCCAGAAAACTTAGTAGGGGATCAAATTCCTTTAGGTGCTAGAATATTAAGGATTTGTGATACTTACTCTGCTTTAACATCTAATAGGGTATATCGAAAAGCCTTTGATTATGAAACGGCCATGAAGATGATGATAGATGAAATAAAAATTTATGATTTGGAAGTATTTATTGTTTTTCAAAAGATTATCAATGAAATGAATCTTTATGGTGAAGAAAAAAAAGATGCTTGA